The Streptomyces sp. CC0208 genome window below encodes:
- a CDS encoding AMP-dependent synthetase/ligase produces the protein MREFSLPALYEVPADGNLTDIVRRNAAQHPDVAVIARKVGGQWQDVTATAFLAEVHAAAKGLIASGVQPGDRVGLMSRTRYEWTLLDFAIWSAGAVTVPVYETSSAEQIQWILSDSGATACVVELDGHSAAVESVREQLPALKHVWQIEGGGVEELGRAGKDISDATVEERSSLAKADDPATIVYTSGTTGRPKGCVLTHRSFFAECGNIVERLRPLFRTGECSVLLFLPLAHVFGRLVQIAPMMAPIKLGMVPDIKQLTDELASFRPTLILGVPRVFEKVYNSARAKAQADGKGKIFDKAADTAIAYSKALDTPSGPSLGLKIKYKTFDKLVYSKLRAVLGGRGEYAISGGAPLGERLGHFFRGIGFTVLEGYGLTESCAATAFNPWDRTKIGTVGQPLPGSVIRIADDGEVLLHGEHLFKGYWNNEAATAEALTDGWFHTGDIGTLDEDGYLRITGRKKEIIVTAGGKNVAPAVIEDRIRAHALVAECMVVGDGRPFVGALVTIDEEFLGRWAEEHGKPAGSTAASLAGDADLNAAIQAAIDDGNAAVSKAESVRKFRILSSQFTEETGHLTPSLKLKRNVVAKDYADEIEAIYAK, from the coding sequence TTGCGCGAGTTCAGCCTTCCGGCTTTGTACGAGGTCCCTGCGGACGGCAATCTCACCGACATCGTCCGTAGAAACGCCGCGCAGCATCCCGACGTCGCCGTCATCGCCCGCAAGGTGGGCGGTCAGTGGCAGGACGTGACGGCCACGGCCTTCCTGGCCGAGGTGCACGCCGCCGCCAAGGGGCTCATCGCCTCCGGCGTCCAGCCGGGCGACCGGGTCGGCCTGATGTCCCGTACCCGTTACGAGTGGACGCTGCTCGACTTCGCGATCTGGAGCGCGGGCGCGGTCACCGTGCCGGTGTACGAGACCAGCTCGGCGGAGCAGATCCAGTGGATTCTCAGCGACTCGGGCGCGACCGCCTGTGTCGTGGAGCTGGACGGTCACAGCGCGGCCGTCGAGTCGGTGCGCGAGCAGCTGCCCGCGCTCAAGCACGTCTGGCAGATCGAGGGCGGCGGGGTCGAGGAGCTGGGCCGCGCGGGCAAGGACATCAGCGACGCCACCGTCGAGGAGCGCAGTTCGCTGGCGAAGGCCGACGACCCGGCGACCATCGTCTACACCTCGGGCACCACCGGCCGGCCCAAGGGCTGTGTGCTGACCCACCGCAGCTTCTTCGCCGAGTGCGGCAACATCGTGGAGCGACTGCGCCCGCTGTTCCGCACCGGCGAGTGCTCGGTCCTGCTCTTCCTGCCGCTCGCGCACGTCTTCGGGCGGCTGGTGCAGATCGCGCCGATGATGGCGCCGATCAAGCTGGGCATGGTCCCGGACATCAAGCAGCTCACCGACGAACTGGCGTCCTTCCGGCCGACGTTGATCCTCGGCGTGCCGCGCGTCTTCGAGAAGGTCTACAACTCGGCGCGCGCCAAGGCGCAGGCGGACGGCAAGGGCAAGATCTTCGACAAGGCCGCCGACACGGCGATCGCCTACAGCAAGGCGCTGGACACCCCGTCGGGTCCGTCGCTCGGGCTGAAGATCAAGTACAAGACCTTCGACAAGCTGGTCTACAGCAAGCTGCGGGCCGTGCTGGGCGGTCGGGGCGAGTACGCCATCTCCGGTGGCGCCCCGCTGGGCGAGCGGCTCGGGCACTTCTTCCGCGGCATCGGCTTCACGGTTCTGGAGGGCTACGGCCTGACCGAGTCGTGCGCGGCGACCGCCTTCAACCCCTGGGACCGCACGAAGATCGGCACGGTCGGGCAGCCGCTGCCTGGCTCGGTGATCCGGATCGCCGACGACGGCGAGGTGCTGCTGCACGGCGAGCACCTGTTCAAGGGCTACTGGAACAACGAGGCCGCGACCGCCGAGGCGCTGACCGACGGCTGGTTCCACACCGGTGACATCGGCACCCTCGACGAGGACGGCTACCTCAGGATCACCGGCCGCAAGAAGGAGATCATCGTCACCGCGGGCGGCAAGAACGTCGCCCCGGCCGTGATCGAGGACCGTATCCGGGCGCACGCGCTGGTCGCGGAGTGCATGGTGGTGGGCGACGGGCGGCCGTTCGTGGGCGCGCTGGTCACCATCGACGAGGAGTTCCTGGGCCGTTGGGCCGAGGAGCACGGCAAGCCGGCGGGTTCCACCGCGGCGTCGCTGGCCGGGGACGCGGACCTGAACGCGGCGATCCAGGCCGCGATCGACGACGGCAACGCCGCGGTGTCGAAGGCGGAATCGGTGCGGAAGTTCCGCATTCTGTCCTCCCAGTTCACGGAGGAGACGGGCCACCTCACGCCGTCCCTGAAGCTCAAGCGGAACGTGGTGGCGAAGGACTACGCGGACGAGATCGAGGCGATCTACGCGAAGTAG
- a CDS encoding metallophosphoesterase translates to MAPTPAGNRKTRVHVVSDVHGNARDLARAGEGADALICLGDLVLFLDYADHSRGIFPDLFGVENADRIVELRTARRFEEAREFGARLWGGIGADRASVIETAVRKQYAEMFAAFPTPTYATYGNVDMPPLWREYAGPGTTVLDGERVEIGGWTFGFVGGGLRTPMRTPYEIDDEEYAAKIEAVGEVDVLCTHIPPEVPELVYDTVARRFERGSRALLAAIHRTRPRYSLFGHVHQPLVRRMRIGATECVNVGHFAGSGKPWALEW, encoded by the coding sequence ATGGCACCCACACCGGCCGGAAACCGGAAGACACGCGTACACGTGGTCAGTGACGTGCACGGCAACGCCCGTGACCTGGCCAGAGCCGGCGAGGGTGCCGACGCCCTGATCTGCCTGGGCGACCTGGTGCTGTTCCTGGACTACGCCGACCACTCGCGCGGCATCTTCCCCGACCTGTTCGGGGTGGAGAACGCGGACCGCATCGTGGAACTGCGCACCGCCCGCCGTTTCGAGGAGGCGCGGGAGTTCGGGGCCCGGCTGTGGGGCGGGATCGGTGCCGACCGGGCCTCGGTGATCGAGACGGCGGTGCGCAAGCAGTACGCCGAGATGTTCGCCGCGTTCCCGACACCGACGTACGCGACCTACGGCAATGTCGACATGCCGCCTCTGTGGCGGGAGTACGCCGGGCCCGGCACGACCGTGCTCGACGGCGAGCGGGTGGAGATCGGCGGCTGGACGTTCGGCTTCGTCGGCGGCGGCCTCAGGACCCCCATGCGGACGCCCTACGAGATCGACGACGAGGAGTACGCGGCGAAGATCGAGGCGGTCGGCGAGGTGGACGTGCTCTGCACACACATCCCGCCGGAGGTGCCGGAGCTGGTCTACGACACGGTGGCGCGGCGGTTCGAGCGGGGGAGCCGGGCGCTGCTGGCAGCGATCCACCGCACCCGGCCCCGCTACTCGTTGTTCGGTCATGTCCACCAGCCCCTGGTCCGGCGGATGCGGATCGGGGCGACCGAGTGCGTGAACGTGGGGCACTTCGCGGGGAGCGGGAAGCCGTGGGCGCTGGAATGGTGA
- a CDS encoding SRPBCC family protein, whose amino-acid sequence MAEHTSSSITIEAAPADVMAVIADFARYPDWTGEVKQAEVLSTDASGRAEQVRLVMDAGAIKDDQVLGYTWTGENEVSWTLVKSQMLRQLDGSYVLKPAGAGATEVTYLLTVDVKIPMLGMIKRKAEKVIIDRALAGLKKRVESGQ is encoded by the coding sequence ATGGCGGAACACACCAGTTCGAGCATCACGATCGAAGCTGCGCCGGCCGACGTCATGGCCGTGATCGCGGACTTCGCCCGCTACCCGGACTGGACGGGTGAGGTGAAGCAGGCGGAGGTGCTCTCCACGGACGCGTCCGGCCGTGCCGAGCAGGTCCGGCTGGTCATGGACGCGGGCGCCATCAAGGACGACCAGGTCCTCGGCTACACCTGGACCGGCGAGAACGAGGTCTCCTGGACGCTGGTCAAGTCCCAGATGCTGCGGCAGCTGGACGGTTCGTACGTGCTGAAGCCGGCGGGTGCGGGGGCGACGGAGGTCACGTACCTGCTGACGGTCGACGTCAAGATCCCGATGCTCGGCATGATCAAGCGCAAGGCGGAGAAGGTCATCATCGACCGGGCGCTGGCGGGGCTGAAGAAGCGGGTGGAGTCGGGGCAGTAG
- a CDS encoding ArsA-related P-loop ATPase produces the protein MRTILITGPGGSGRTTIAAATALAAAREGTRTLVLSADRTDTLGTVLGAKTGPTPTQVTPTLTAWRPDATAGFRDDLAAFQDRASHVLDLLGASRLDPEEVTPLPGAEELTLLRALRDAALSERHELLVVDLPPTPQALALLSLPEELRRYLRRLLPAERQAAAGLRPVLGRLAGIPMPSEWLYETAARWDTELGAVQAVLADRQAVLRLVAEPGPAGTDAVQAASLALALRGLRPDTLVANRVVPEDWPAGLVAQQRKALEEWQESYDVRAVPHLGHDPRGDDDLGALAVPEVNDTTSTVEWPVVDHLAEDGVLVWHIPLPGALRDELDLVRRGDELVVSAGQFRRIVPLPSVLRRCTVAGAALREGELRIRFAPDPDLWPRTP, from the coding sequence ATGCGCACCATCCTGATCACGGGCCCTGGCGGCAGTGGCCGTACGACCATCGCCGCCGCCACCGCGCTCGCCGCCGCCCGCGAGGGAACCCGCACTCTTGTGCTGAGCGCCGACCGGACCGACACCCTGGGCACGGTCCTCGGCGCGAAAACCGGCCCCACCCCCACCCAGGTCACCCCCACTCTCACCGCCTGGCGCCCCGACGCCACCGCAGGATTCCGGGACGACCTCGCCGCCTTCCAGGACCGTGCCTCCCACGTGCTCGACCTGCTCGGCGCCTCCCGCCTCGACCCCGAGGAGGTCACCCCTCTCCCCGGCGCCGAGGAACTCACCCTCCTGCGCGCCCTGCGCGACGCGGCCCTCTCCGAGCGCCATGAGCTGCTGGTCGTGGATCTGCCGCCCACCCCGCAGGCCCTCGCGCTCCTCTCCCTCCCCGAGGAACTGCGCCGCTACCTGCGCCGGCTCCTGCCCGCCGAGCGCCAGGCGGCCGCCGGCCTGCGCCCCGTCCTCGGACGGCTCGCCGGCATTCCCATGCCCTCGGAGTGGCTGTACGAGACCGCCGCCCGCTGGGACACCGAACTCGGCGCGGTCCAGGCCGTCCTCGCCGACCGGCAGGCCGTGCTGCGACTGGTCGCCGAACCCGGCCCCGCCGGCACCGACGCCGTACAGGCCGCGAGCCTGGCCCTCGCCCTGCGCGGCCTGCGCCCCGACACCCTGGTCGCCAACCGCGTCGTACCGGAGGACTGGCCCGCGGGACTCGTCGCCCAGCAGCGCAAGGCCCTGGAGGAGTGGCAGGAGTCCTACGACGTCCGCGCCGTCCCGCATCTCGGCCACGACCCGCGCGGCGACGACGACCTCGGCGCGCTCGCCGTCCCCGAGGTCAACGACACGACCTCCACCGTCGAGTGGCCCGTCGTCGATCACCTCGCCGAGGACGGCGTGCTGGTGTGGCACATCCCGCTGCCCGGCGCCCTCCGCGACGAGCTGGACCTGGTCCGGCGCGGCGACGAACTCGTCGTCAGCGCGGGCCAGTTCCGCCGGATCGTCCCGCTGCCCTCGGTCCTGCGCCGCTGCACCGTGGCCGGCGCCGCCCTGCGCGAGGGCGAGCTGCGGATCCGGTTCGCGCCGGACCCGGATCTGTGGCCCCGCACTCCGTGA
- a CDS encoding DUF5304 domain-containing protein, whose protein sequence is MSEELPPSDAADREPADAVDEVRATDADAWATAVAEDLAAEKARRRTQYGQPPGSAAEELRKLVDNVAEKLSGLQSPLLGGIAGPAAQQMVKQVVQQAKAAVEPVIERNPDVFDHLAAAGGELLAAYRSAVQAQEQRWSRRDDTLRDKGEEGPGPERIDLD, encoded by the coding sequence ATGAGCGAAGAGCTCCCCCCGTCCGACGCCGCTGACCGTGAGCCCGCGGACGCCGTGGACGAGGTACGGGCGACCGACGCCGACGCGTGGGCGACGGCGGTCGCGGAGGACCTCGCGGCGGAGAAGGCCCGCCGCCGCACCCAGTACGGCCAGCCCCCGGGCTCGGCCGCCGAGGAGCTGCGCAAGCTCGTCGACAACGTCGCCGAGAAGCTGTCCGGCCTCCAGTCCCCGCTGCTCGGGGGAATCGCGGGACCCGCCGCCCAGCAGATGGTCAAGCAGGTCGTCCAGCAGGCCAAGGCCGCGGTCGAGCCGGTCATCGAGCGCAATCCGGACGTCTTCGACCACCTCGCCGCCGCCGGTGGCGAACTCCTCGCCGCGTACCGCTCCGCGGTCCAGGCGCAGGAACAGCGCTGGAGCCGGCGTGACGACACCCTGCGCGACAAGGGCGAGGAGGGCCCCGGTCCCGAGCGCATCGACTTGGACTGA
- a CDS encoding ROK family glucokinase codes for MGLTIGVDIGGTKIAAGVVDEEGNILSTHKVPTPGTAEGIVDAIASAVEGARAGHDIVGVGIGAAGYVNRQRSEVYFAPNIHWRNEPLKEKVETRVGLPVVVENDANAAAWGEYKFGAGKGHRNVICITLGTGLGGGIIIGNKLRRGHFGVAAEFGHIRMVPDGLLCGCGSQGCWEQYASGRALVRYAKQRANATPENAEILLGLGDGSPDGIEGKHISMAARQGDPVAVDSYRELARWAGAGLADLASLFDPSAFIVGGGLSDEGELVLDPIRKSYKRWLVGGNWRPVADVIAAQLGNKAGLVGAADLAREPDPIM; via the coding sequence ATGGGACTCACCATCGGCGTCGACATCGGCGGCACGAAGATCGCGGCCGGCGTGGTCGATGAGGAAGGCAACATCCTCTCGACCCACAAGGTGCCGACCCCGGGCACGGCCGAGGGCATCGTGGACGCGATCGCCTCGGCGGTGGAGGGCGCGCGTGCCGGGCACGACATCGTGGGCGTGGGCATCGGTGCGGCCGGATACGTCAACCGCCAGCGCTCGGAGGTCTACTTCGCCCCCAACATCCACTGGCGGAACGAGCCGCTGAAGGAGAAGGTCGAGACCCGTGTCGGCCTTCCGGTCGTCGTGGAGAACGACGCCAACGCGGCCGCGTGGGGCGAGTACAAGTTCGGGGCGGGCAAGGGCCACCGCAACGTCATCTGCATCACGCTCGGCACCGGCCTCGGTGGCGGCATCATCATCGGCAACAAGCTGCGCCGCGGCCACTTCGGCGTGGCGGCCGAGTTCGGCCACATCCGCATGGTCCCGGACGGCCTCCTGTGCGGCTGCGGCTCGCAGGGCTGCTGGGAGCAGTACGCCTCCGGGCGCGCCCTGGTGAGGTACGCCAAGCAGCGCGCCAACGCCACCCCGGAGAACGCCGAGATCCTCCTCGGACTCGGTGACGGCAGCCCCGACGGCATCGAGGGCAAGCACATCTCCATGGCCGCTCGCCAGGGCGACCCGGTCGCGGTCGACTCCTACCGCGAGCTCGCCCGTTGGGCCGGCGCGGGCCTGGCCGACCTGGCCTCCCTCTTCGACCCCTCCGCCTTCATCGTCGGCGGCGGCCTCTCCGACGAGGGCGAACTGGTCCTGGACCCGATCCGCAAGTCCTACAAGCGCTGGCTGGTGGGCGGCAACTGGCGTCCCGTGGCGGACGTCATCGCCGCCCAACTGGGCAACAAGGCGGGGCTTGTCGGGGCAGCCGACCTGGCGAGAGAGCCGGACCCGATCATGTGA
- a CDS encoding endonuclease/exonuclease/phosphatase family protein, whose product MVLVKVLSYNIRSMRDDTDALARVIQACEPDLVLIQEAPRFFRWRKKLARLASTAGLVVLTGGGTAAGPAILCNLRVTVERTEDVLLPLIPGQHRRGFATAVVRIGAARLGVLSCHLSLQKDERYDQAGMLLDRLAGMGVEHAVAGGDLNDRPTGPAFSRIADSLQDCWATSPTGGEVTWTRTEPHRRIDAIFATKGIEVRGCGVPLDLPGITETDLRAATDHLPVLATLDIPAS is encoded by the coding sequence ATGGTTCTGGTCAAGGTCCTGAGCTACAACATCCGCTCGATGCGGGACGACACAGACGCGCTGGCCCGGGTCATCCAGGCCTGCGAACCGGATCTCGTCCTGATCCAGGAAGCCCCCCGCTTCTTCCGCTGGCGCAAGAAGCTGGCAAGGCTGGCGTCGACCGCGGGACTGGTCGTCCTCACCGGAGGCGGCACCGCGGCGGGCCCCGCGATCCTCTGCAACCTCCGCGTCACCGTCGAACGCACCGAGGACGTCCTCCTGCCCCTCATCCCCGGCCAGCACCGCCGGGGCTTCGCCACGGCCGTCGTACGGATCGGCGCAGCCCGGCTCGGCGTACTGAGCTGTCACCTGTCGTTGCAGAAGGACGAGCGCTACGACCAGGCGGGCATGCTCCTCGACCGCCTGGCCGGCATGGGCGTGGAGCACGCCGTGGCCGGCGGCGACCTCAACGACCGCCCCACGGGACCCGCCTTCAGCCGTATCGCGGACAGCCTTCAGGACTGCTGGGCGACCAGCCCGACCGGCGGCGAGGTCACCTGGACCCGCACCGAACCCCACCGGCGTATCGACGCGATCTTCGCCACGAAGGGCATCGAGGTGCGCGGCTGCGGGGTCCCCCTGGACCTGCCCGGGATCACGGAGACAGACCTGAGGGCGGCCACCGACCATCTCCCGGTCCTGGCCACCCTCGACATCCCCGCGAGCTGA
- a CDS encoding alpha/beta fold hydrolase, with translation MPVLPGAEPFRHEGGEAGVLLCHGFTGSPQSLRPWAQHLAAHGLTVSLPLLPGHGTRWQDMALTGWQDWYAEVDRELRALTERCTSVFVAGLSMGGTLALRLAAKHGDAVSGVVVVNPANRMHGLAPYALPVARHFVRTAPGIASDIKKEGSVELGYDKVPLHAAHSLRTFFRQVDGELPQVTQPLLVLRSAQDHVVPAADSARVLSRVSSTDVTEIVLEQSYHVATLDHDAERIFDESLAFIGRHTTGIGSEGTAARG, from the coding sequence GTGCCGGTCCTCCCCGGAGCCGAGCCGTTCCGCCATGAGGGCGGGGAGGCCGGTGTCCTTCTCTGCCACGGCTTCACCGGTTCCCCCCAGTCACTGCGGCCCTGGGCCCAGCACCTCGCCGCGCACGGCCTGACGGTCTCCCTGCCGCTGCTGCCCGGGCACGGCACCCGTTGGCAGGACATGGCCCTCACCGGCTGGCAGGACTGGTACGCCGAGGTGGACCGCGAGCTGCGCGCCCTGACCGAGCGCTGCACCTCCGTGTTCGTGGCCGGTCTGTCCATGGGCGGCACCCTGGCCCTCCGGCTGGCCGCCAAGCACGGGGACGCGGTGAGCGGTGTCGTCGTCGTCAACCCGGCGAACCGCATGCACGGCCTCGCGCCGTACGCCCTTCCGGTGGCCCGCCACTTCGTCCGTACGGCGCCCGGGATCGCCAGTGACATCAAGAAGGAGGGCAGCGTCGAGCTGGGGTACGACAAGGTGCCGCTGCACGCGGCGCACTCCCTGCGGACCTTCTTCCGCCAGGTCGACGGTGAGCTGCCGCAGGTCACCCAGCCGCTGCTGGTGCTGCGCAGCGCCCAGGACCATGTGGTGCCGGCGGCCGACTCCGCGCGCGTGCTGAGCCGGGTGTCGTCGACGGACGTGACGGAGATCGTCCTGGAACAGAGCTACCACGTCGCGACGTTGGACCATGACGCGGAGCGGATTTTCGACGAGAGCCTCGCGTTCATCGGCCGGCACACCACCGGCATCGGCAGTGAAGGGACGGCCGCCCGTGGCTGA
- a CDS encoding lysophospholipid acyltransferase family protein yields MYGTMKVAIGGPLKVAFRPWVEGIENIPAEGPAILASNHLSFSDSFFLPAVLDRKVTFIAKAEYFTTPGVKGRLTAAFFKGVGQLPVDRSGARGAGEAAIKSGLDVLERGELFGIYPEGTRSPDGRLYRGKPGGLARVALASGAPVIPVAMIDTEKIQPPGKVMPKLMRPGIRIGEPLDFSRYQGMEHDRFVLRAVTDEVMYEIMKLSGQEYVDIYATAAKRQITEAAKAEKAAKAAAAKAAAAKAEQDKPEQPAS; encoded by the coding sequence TTGTACGGCACGATGAAGGTCGCCATCGGCGGGCCGCTGAAGGTCGCCTTCAGGCCCTGGGTGGAAGGCATCGAGAACATTCCCGCCGAGGGCCCGGCCATCTTGGCGAGCAACCACCTCTCGTTCTCCGACTCCTTCTTCCTGCCCGCGGTCCTCGACCGCAAGGTCACCTTCATCGCGAAGGCCGAGTACTTCACCACGCCCGGGGTGAAGGGCCGGCTCACGGCCGCCTTCTTCAAGGGCGTCGGCCAGCTCCCGGTGGACCGCTCCGGCGCGCGCGGCGCGGGCGAGGCGGCCATCAAGAGCGGCCTCGACGTCCTGGAGCGCGGTGAACTGTTCGGTATCTACCCCGAGGGCACACGCTCGCCCGACGGGCGCCTGTACCGCGGCAAGCCCGGAGGCCTCGCGCGCGTGGCGCTCGCCAGCGGCGCCCCGGTCATCCCGGTCGCCATGATCGACACCGAGAAGATCCAGCCGCCGGGCAAGGTCATGCCCAAGCTGATGCGGCCGGGCATCCGCATCGGCGAGCCGCTGGACTTCAGCCGCTACCAGGGCATGGAGCACGACCGTTTCGTACTGCGCGCGGTGACCGACGAGGTCATGTACGAGATCATGAAGCTGTCCGGCCAGGAGTACGTCGACATCTACGCGACCGCCGCCAAGCGGCAGATCACGGAGGCGGCCAAGGCCGAGAAGGCGGCCAAGGCGGCTGCCGCCAAGGCCGCTGCCGCGAAGGCCGAGCAGGACAAGCCCGAGCAGCCGGCGTCCTAG
- a CDS encoding DUF5931 domain-containing protein, protein MAKQVRVMRMSVEQPLWRALTGYRVLTMLYAVGLFATAYDEYDRPGVAIAYYAVLCVWTLATLPRVQNAAACTKRFLAVDLAIAITGIVLTPLVVNDHHIDSGGPTLPSIWTAGSVLAFAIKGGWRWAALASTPVAAANLIERGHPARDTVHNVILVWVASIAIGYVVEVARASERTLARALEIEAATRERERLARDIHDSVLQVLAMVQRRGAVMGGEAAELGRMAGEQEVALRTLVSGGLTSVSRVSDDVAQGAVVHVVDEGRDDDEPDGPLDLRALLAPYASAKVSLVEPGAPVPLPPPAARELAAAVGAALDNVHRHAGEHARAWILVEDEPDEVIVTVRDDGPGIAEGRLAQAEGEGRLGVAQSIRGRLRDLGGSAELISPPGQGTEVELKVPKVSRGKAGQR, encoded by the coding sequence ATGGCCAAGCAGGTGCGCGTCATGCGCATGTCGGTCGAGCAGCCGCTGTGGCGTGCCCTGACCGGGTACCGGGTGCTCACCATGCTGTACGCGGTCGGGCTCTTCGCCACCGCCTACGACGAGTACGACCGGCCCGGCGTCGCCATCGCCTACTACGCCGTCCTGTGCGTCTGGACGCTCGCCACCCTGCCCCGCGTCCAGAACGCGGCCGCCTGCACCAAGCGCTTCCTCGCCGTCGACCTCGCGATCGCGATCACCGGGATCGTGCTGACCCCGCTGGTCGTCAACGACCACCACATCGACAGCGGCGGCCCCACCCTGCCGTCGATATGGACCGCCGGTTCCGTCCTCGCGTTCGCCATCAAGGGCGGCTGGCGCTGGGCCGCGCTCGCCTCCACGCCGGTCGCCGCCGCCAACCTGATCGAGCGCGGCCACCCGGCCCGCGACACCGTCCACAACGTGATCCTCGTCTGGGTCGCCTCCATCGCCATCGGCTACGTCGTCGAGGTCGCCCGCGCCTCCGAGCGCACCCTCGCCCGCGCCCTGGAGATCGAGGCGGCGACCCGGGAGCGCGAGCGGCTGGCCCGGGACATCCACGACAGCGTCCTCCAGGTGCTCGCCATGGTGCAGCGCCGGGGCGCGGTCATGGGCGGCGAGGCGGCCGAGCTGGGCCGGATGGCCGGTGAGCAGGAGGTGGCGCTGCGCACCCTGGTCTCCGGCGGCCTGACGTCCGTGTCCCGGGTGTCCGACGACGTGGCCCAGGGGGCGGTCGTCCATGTCGTCGACGAGGGGCGGGACGATGACGAGCCGGACGGCCCGCTCGATCTGCGCGCGCTGCTCGCCCCGTACGCCTCGGCGAAGGTCTCCCTCGTCGAGCCCGGCGCCCCCGTCCCGCTGCCCCCGCCCGCCGCGCGCGAGCTGGCCGCGGCCGTGGGGGCCGCCCTGGACAACGTGCACCGGCACGCGGGTGAGCACGCGCGTGCGTGGATCCTCGTCGAGGACGAGCCCGACGAGGTGATCGTGACCGTGCGGGACGACGGACCCGGCATCGCCGAGGGGCGACTCGCGCAGGCCGAGGGGGAGGGGCGGCTCGGAGTCGCTCAGTCGATCCGGGGCCGGCTGCGTGACCTCGGCGGCAGCGCCGAGTTGATCTCGCCTCCGGGGCAGGGCACGGAGGTCGAGCTGAAGGTACCGAAAGTCTCCCGGGGGAAGGCAGGACAGCGATGA
- a CDS encoding response regulator transcription factor, whose translation MSDKDLIKVMVVDDHPMWRDAVARDLAESGFDVVATAGDGDQAVRRAQAAAPDVLVLDLNLPVKPGVQVCKELVGHNPALRVLVLSASGEHADVLEAVKSGATGYLLKSASTEELLDAVRRTAVGDPVFTPGLAGLVLGEYRRLASDPAPASDPDRPRAPELTERETEVLRLVAKGLSYKQIAERLVISHRTVQNHVQNTLGKLQLHNRVELVRYAIERGLDDE comes from the coding sequence ATGAGTGACAAGGACCTGATCAAGGTCATGGTGGTCGACGACCACCCCATGTGGCGCGACGCGGTCGCCCGGGACCTGGCCGAGTCCGGGTTCGACGTGGTCGCCACCGCGGGCGACGGCGACCAGGCCGTACGCCGGGCCCAGGCCGCCGCGCCCGACGTGCTGGTGCTCGACCTGAACCTGCCGGTGAAGCCCGGCGTCCAGGTCTGCAAGGAGCTCGTCGGCCACAACCCGGCCCTGCGGGTCCTCGTCCTGTCGGCGAGCGGCGAGCACGCCGATGTCCTGGAGGCCGTGAAGTCCGGCGCGACCGGCTATCTGCTGAAGTCGGCGTCGACCGAGGAACTCCTGGACGCGGTCCGCCGCACGGCCGTCGGCGACCCCGTCTTCACGCCCGGCCTCGCCGGCCTGGTCCTCGGTGAGTACCGCCGCCTCGCCTCCGACCCCGCGCCCGCCTCCGACCCCGACCGGCCCAGGGCCCCGGAGCTCACCGAGCGCGAGACCGAGGTACTGCGGCTGGTCGCCAAGGGCCTAAGCTACAAGCAGATCGCCGAGCGTCTGGTGATCTCCCACCGCACGGTCCAGAACCACGTCCAGAACACTCTCGGCAAGCTGCAACTCCACAACAGGGTCGAGCTCGTCCGCTACGCCATCGAACGAGGTCTCGACGACGAGTGA